A segment of the bacterium genome:
CAGGAAGGCGCGCTGGGCCGCGTCCTCGCCGACGTCGAGAAGGGGTACGACTTCGTGCTGATCGACACGCCGGCCGGCATGGGGATGATCCCCCGCGCCGCGCTGCAGGTGACGAACTTCGCGATGGTCACCTTCCAGGCCGAGCCGCTGGCGATGCGCTCGATCGGCCAGGTCCTGCGCGTCATCGAGCGGGTCAAGGCCGACGAGAACCCGCAGCTCGAGCTGGTCGGGATCCTGCCGACGATGGTCGACGCCGAGAACCAGAGCTCCAAGACCGCGCTCTGGACGATGTGGTCCGGGATGCAGGGCGTCCTCGACAACCACATCCCGCGCTCCGACGTCTTCAGCAAGGCCAGCGAAGTCGGCATTCCGATCGCCTTCCTCGGCGGGCCGTCGCGTCCGGAGGTCCGTCGGTTCGACGCTCTCGCCGTCGAGGTCGAGAACATCATCGACAGGTTCACGCCGAAGGAGACGGAGGAGCCGGAGGGCGCTTACCGTGAGCTCGTCTGATCTCGAGTTCGCGCGTTCGATCGCCGAGAGGCTGAAGGCGCAAAAGGACGCCGCGAAGCCGGCCCAGTCCGGCGGCGGGTACGTGCGTTTCTCGTTCGGCGCGCCGCCGCCCGCGGCGCGCCGGGCGGCGCCCGAGCCTTCGGCGGCCGAAGAGCCGAAGGCGGCGCCGGCGGAGGCGCCGGTCGTCGCGGTCGACGAGACGCCGGTCGCCGTCGAGGAGACGCCCGTTCCGGTCGCCCCCGAAGCGCCGGCCGACGAGCCGGACCTGGCGGCGGCGTTCGAGCGGCTCATCGAGACGCCGGCCGCGCCGGACGTTTCGACGCAGGCCGTCGAAGTGGTCGAGGCCGAAGCCGAAGCCGAGGCCGCCGAAGCGGTCGTGGTCGAGGCCGAAGCGCCGGCCGTCGAAGCGGTCGTGGTCGAGGCCGAAGCCCCGGTCGTGGAAGCGGTCGAGCCCGAGTCCGAAGCCCCGGTCGTCGAAGCGGTCGAGCCCGAAGCCGAAGCACCGGTCGTCGAAGCGATCGAACCCGAAGCCGAAGCCCCGGTCGTCGAAGCGATCGAGCCCGAGGCCGAAGCCCCGATCGTCGAAGCGATCGAGCCCGAAGCCGAAGCCCCGATCGTCGAAGCGGTCGAGCCTGAAGCCGAAGCGCCGATCGTCGAAGCGATCGAGGTCGAGGCCGCGAAGGAAGCGGAGGCCGCGCCCGCGGTCGCCGCCGTCGAAGCGTCGTCGCCGAAGGCGCCGGCGCTGCCGGAGCTCCGCCTCGAAGGGCTGCCGGCGTTCGGGCCGCAGGCGTGGGACGCGCTGCTCGATTGGTGCATCGCCGCGGCCGGCGCGTCGGAAGCGTTCGCGATGGAAGGGCAAGGCCTCCCGATCGCCGTCCGGGGAACCGACGAGGAAGCCCGGCTCGGCGCGGTCGGAACGCGGGCCGTGATGGCGCTCGGCCAGGCGAAGTTGATGGGGCTCGCCGAAGAGGCGCCCGAGCAGTTCGACGTCTACGCCGGCGACAAGGTCCTCTCCGTGATCGCCGTCGATTTCGGCGCCGACCAGGTCATCACCGTCGGCGTCGTCGGAACGCGTCCCGTCGCCCCGGAGGCCCGCCGGAAGATCGGCGCGGTCCTCCACGGCTGGATGGGCGTCTGACAGGCAGGCCGAGGCCGCCGTCCTTCGGGCCGGCGGCCTTTTGACCGCGCCGGACGGTGGCGATGAGCGACGAGGGAAGCGGATACGGCGTCGAGCGCGCGGCGGACGCGGCGTCCGGACGCGCGGCGCCGCTGGACGAGATCCTCGACGCGATCGACGTCGGCCTGATTCTCCTCGACCCCCCGCGCTCCGCCGTCGTTTCGATCAACGTGCCGGGAAAGCGGCTCCTCGCCGCGGCGGGCGCGCCCGTCGACTTCGACGGGCTGCGGCGCCTCTTCCTCCCCGCGGTCGGCGACTGGACGATCCCGACCGGCCCGACCCGCTCCGGCACGCTGCGCCTCGGCGCGACGCTCGTCGGCTACAACACCTATCCGGCGGGGGACGGGCTGATCTGCATCGTCGCGCGGGACGTCACCGAGCGCGCGCGCCTCGAGTCGATCGCGCAGGCCGTCAACATCATGGACCACACGGGCTACATCTTCTCGTGCATCCGCCACGAGATCGGCAACCCGCTGAACTCCATCAAGACGATCCTCTCCGTCCTCGACGCGAACCTCGACTCCTACCCGCGGCCGGCGCTCGCCGACAACCTGCGGCGCTGCCTCGGCGAGGTCCAGCGGATCGAGACGCTGCTGCGCTCGCTCAAGAACTTCAGCCTCTACGAGCACCCCGCGCCGGAGCTGCTGGAGCTGCCCTCGTTCATGGAGCAGTTCCTGCGCCTGGTGCAGCGGCAGCTCGAGGGGCGCAAGATCGCCGTCTCCACGGCCTTCGCCGACGACGCGCGGCTGGCGTTCGTCGATCCGCGGGCCCTCACCCAGGTGATGCTCAACGTCGTGGTCAACGCGATGGACGCCCTCGCCGGGCGGGAGTCGCCGCGGATCGAGATCGCGGCGACGCGCTCGGGCGAGTACGTCCTGCTCAAGGTCGCGGACAACGGCGTCGGAATCACCCCCGAGCAGCGCCGCAACCTGTTCCGCCCGTTCTACACTTCGAAGCCGCACGGCACCGGCCTCGGGCTGGTGATCGTGCGCAAGCTGCTGACGAAGATGAACGGCCACATCGACGTCGAGGGGCGCCCCGGCGCGGGCGCGACGGCGACGCTGGCCATTCCCGCCCACCCCGAAGCGCCGGCGAGGCCCATGCGATGAAGACTGTCCTCCTGGTCGACGACGAAAAGGTCTTCCTCTCCAGCCTCAAGGAGGGGTTGCAGTCGTTCGGCAAGCGGCTGCGCGTGCTGACGGCGCGCGACGGCAAGGAGGCGATCGGCGTGCTCGCGCGCACGACCGTCCACCTCGTCGTCACCGACCTCAACATGCCCGGCGTGGACGGCATGGCGCTCCTCGCCCACATGAGCCGCAAGCACCCCAAGGTGCCGGCGATCGTGATGACCGCCTACGGCTCGCCGGAGACGGAGCAGAAGGTCAACGCCCTCGGCGCGCTGCGCTACATCGAGAAGCCGATCGACTTCAAGGAGACGGCGCGGCTGGTCTTCGACGTGCTCGAGCTGCCGACGAGCTACATCCGCGGCATCGGCGTGCCGAGCTTCGCGCAGCTGATCGAGGTCGAGCGCAAGACCTGCATCGTGCGCGCCACCTCGTACGAGACGCCGCCGCGGACCGGCGTGCTGCATTTCGTCGACGGCGAGCTGGTGCACGCCGAAATCGGGGCGCTCGCCGGCGCCGAGGCGGCGTACGAGATCCTCGCCTGGGGCGAGGCGAGCCTCGAGCTCGAGGAGCTGCTCGGCAAGGCCGCGGAGCGCACGATCCACGCCCCGCTCGCCAACCTGGTCATGCAGAGCCTCGTGATCGCCGACCAGAAGCGGAGCGAGGCCGAGGCGGCCGCGGGAGAAGGAGCCGCCGCCGAGCGGCCGGCCTACGAGGCGCCGAAGCTGGAGGAGGAAGCGCCCGCGGCGAAGGAGACCGAGGCCGAGCCGGCGGACGAGGGGGCGCCCGACGAGGGGGCGACGCTGGCGATCGCCGAGGCGGCCGCCGGGCAGGTGCAGGAGATCCTCGCCAACCTGCGGCAGCTCGTCCCGGGAACGGAGACCCTCGGGCTGGTCGCGGCCAACGGCGTCGCGGCGCAGGTGCTCTGCGCCCCGGGGCACGACGCGGACGAGGCCCGGGAGCGGATGGCGCCGCTCGTTTTCGCCCTGGTCGAGTCGGCCGAGATGAACGCCGCGAGCTTCGACAAGGACCGCTTCCGCCGCGTGACGGTCGAGTGCGGCGGCGGGCACGTCTCGGCGATGCGGGTCAACGACCAGTTCTACCTCTTCGCCGTGACGTCCTCGCGGGCCAAGCTCGGGATGATCTACTCGGCGATGGAC
Coding sequences within it:
- a CDS encoding response regulator, encoding MKTVLLVDDEKVFLSSLKEGLQSFGKRLRVLTARDGKEAIGVLARTTVHLVVTDLNMPGVDGMALLAHMSRKHPKVPAIVMTAYGSPETEQKVNALGALRYIEKPIDFKETARLVFDVLELPTSYIRGIGVPSFAQLIEVERKTCIVRATSYETPPRTGVLHFVDGELVHAEIGALAGAEAAYEILAWGEASLELEELLGKAAERTIHAPLANLVMQSLVIADQKRSEAEAAAGEGAAAERPAYEAPKLEEEAPAAKETEAEPADEGAPDEGATLAIAEAAAGQVQEILANLRQLVPGTETLGLVAANGVAAQVLCAPGHDADEARERMAPLVFALVESAEMNAASFDKDRFRRVTVECGGGHVSAMRVNDQFYLFAVTSSRAKLGMIYSAMDATARSLALVL
- a CDS encoding HAMP domain-containing histidine kinase, producing the protein MSDEGSGYGVERAADAASGRAAPLDEILDAIDVGLILLDPPRSAVVSINVPGKRLLAAAGAPVDFDGLRRLFLPAVGDWTIPTGPTRSGTLRLGATLVGYNTYPAGDGLICIVARDVTERARLESIAQAVNIMDHTGYIFSCIRHEIGNPLNSIKTILSVLDANLDSYPRPALADNLRRCLGEVQRIETLLRSLKNFSLYEHPAPELLELPSFMEQFLRLVQRQLEGRKIAVSTAFADDARLAFVDPRALTQVMLNVVVNAMDALAGRESPRIEIAATRSGEYVLLKVADNGVGITPEQRRNLFRPFYTSKPHGTGLGLVIVRKLLTKMNGHIDVEGRPGAGATATLAIPAHPEAPARPMR
- a CDS encoding ParA family protein; translated protein: MPVRLSVVSQKGGAGKTTVVLNLGLALAKRHRVLIVDLDPQGGIALSLAKPDQAWAGLAELLMGSASIDQAIIQTKEGNLSILSRGRLDPADVCEFELALHQEGALGRVLADVEKGYDFVLIDTPAGMGMIPRAALQVTNFAMVTFQAEPLAMRSIGQVLRVIERVKADENPQLELVGILPTMVDAENQSSKTALWTMWSGMQGVLDNHIPRSDVFSKASEVGIPIAFLGGPSRPEVRRFDALAVEVENIIDRFTPKETEEPEGAYRELV